A region of the Catenulispora sp. EB89 genome:
CACCGGCTCGGTCTGCTCCGGACGCCACACGAACCAGCCGCCGACCGGGCCCCGCAGCTCCAGCAGGTCTCCGTCGATCAGGTCGCCGGCCAGGTACGGGGACACCTCGCCGTCGTGGACCCGCTGGACCGTGAGCTCCAGCAGCGCACCGTCCGGCGCCGAGGCGATCGAGTAGCTGCGCTGCGTGCTGTACCCGTCCTCGGCGGTCAGCCGCACGTCGACGTGCTGGCCGGCCAGATGCCCCGGCCAGCCTGGCACGTCCAGCAGCAGCGTCCGCGTCGTCGGCGTCTCGTCGCGCTGTCCGACCAGCGTCGCGACCCGCCAGCGCAGCCGCTCGCCTAGTCGCCCTGATACCGCTGCTCGCGCCATGGGTCCCCATAGTCGTGATAGCCGGCGCTCTCCCAGAACCCGGGCTCGTCCTTCACCAGCAGCTGGATGCCGCGCACCCACTTGGCCGACTTCCACAGGTACAGGTGCGGGACCAGCAGCCGCGCCGGGCCGCCGTGCTCGGGCGTCAGGTCGCGGCCGTCGTAGCCGTACGCGATCCAGGCCTGGCCGTCGAGCAGGTCCTTGAGCGGCAGGTTCGTGGTGTAGCCGCCGTAGGAGTGGACCAGGGCGTACTCGGCCTCGGTCTCGACGTCCGCCAGCAGCGTGTCCAGGGAGACGCCCTGCCACGCGGTGCCGAACTTCGACCACTTGGTCACGCAGTGCAGATCCACCACGGGACGCTCGGCCGGCAGCGCCATCAGCTCCCGCCAGCTCCAGCTGCGCCGCTCGCCGCCCTCGGCGACCACGCTGAACTGCCACGCGTCCCGGTCCACCCGCGGCGTCGGCCCGGCCGACAGCACGGGGAAGTCCCGGGTCTCGTACTGCCCCGGCGGCAACCGGTGGTCCGACGAGCGCCGTCGACCCTGGAAGCCCCGCGAGACGATCGCCATCGCACGCCGCCCTTTCCGGGCCCCGCCGTCCCGGCCGGGCCTACTGCGATTCTGCCCGGCGGCGGGGCAGCGCGCATTTCTTCCAGCTTTTCGCTGCTCCAGCCGGCTCGGCTAGTAGTCGCCGTTCGGCGGCAGCGGCTGCTCGGACCAGATCACCTTGCCGCGCGCGGTGTACCGCGTCCCCCACCGCTGCGAGAGCTGCGCCACCAGGAACAGCCCGCGGCCGCCCTCGTCGAACGTCTGCGCACGGCGCAACCGCGGCGAAACGCTGCTGCCGTCGGCCACCTCGCAGATCAGGGCCCTGTCACGCAGCAGGCGCAGCTCGACCGGGCCGGTGGCGTGCCGGATCGCGTTCGTGACGA
Encoded here:
- a CDS encoding sulfite oxidase-like oxidoreductase, giving the protein MAIVSRGFQGRRRSSDHRLPPGQYETRDFPVLSAGPTPRVDRDAWQFSVVAEGGERRSWSWRELMALPAERPVVDLHCVTKWSKFGTAWQGVSLDTLLADVETEAEYALVHSYGGYTTNLPLKDLLDGQAWIAYGYDGRDLTPEHGGPARLLVPHLYLWKSAKWVRGIQLLVKDEPGFWESAGYHDYGDPWREQRYQGD